A genomic segment from Neobacillus sp. YX16 encodes:
- a CDS encoding DUF1761 domain-containing protein, which yields MDFSNVSILAIILAVVANMVIGALWYSPVLFSNIWVRALGKKMEDIDPKGAYVGYGLTTLGGIFTAVVLSLFIQLLDTVTILDGALFGFLIGLIAAFRELSPTFFESRNYTLFFISAGYHIVALTVMGIIIAAFV from the coding sequence ATGGATTTTAGTAATGTCAGTATATTAGCCATCATTTTAGCTGTAGTCGCGAATATGGTCATTGGAGCACTCTGGTATTCTCCTGTTCTTTTTTCTAACATTTGGGTTAGAGCATTAGGCAAGAAAATGGAGGATATCGATCCCAAGGGAGCTTACGTAGGTTATGGATTAACCACACTCGGAGGGATTTTCACTGCAGTTGTCCTTTCCTTATTTATTCAGTTATTAGATACGGTAACCATACTAGATGGGGCTTTATTTGGATTTCTAATTGGTCTAATCGCTGCGTTTAGAGAATTATCCCCTACCTTCTTTGAGAGCCGCAACTACACGTTATTCTTCATTAGTGCAGGTTATCATATAGTCGCCTTGACGGTTATGGGCATTATTATTGCTGCTTTTGTATAA
- a CDS encoding MFS transporter: MKERLWTKSFVMLMVGNLFVFMSFQMLIPTLPPYIKSIGASGLEIGLVTALFSIGAVFIRPFIGHMLEYKQRKSLVLIGAVILLVITILYPISRIVMIFLLIRFVHGLAWGWSTTVNGTAAVDVIPFSRLGEGMGYFGLSTTIGFIIAPSLGIFLYNVTSFTNLIIISGILGFISVVLLALVRYQTPEAVLKTKKENLKFSYLGSLVEKSSWYPSLITLIICLGYGSVSTFIVIFGEERGIDQIFLFYILNAIVSTLARPFAGKLFDEKGPIGMVYFCILATFVGLWVLSYAQTNFMIAIAGGLFGLGFGCALPTLQSWTLSMTPENRRGVANGMFFSSLDLGIGLSGIIFGTIAQFTDTANLFRISSLFLIVAIILTVIEVRKKRATPKESTI; this comes from the coding sequence TTGAAAGAGCGTTTGTGGACTAAATCTTTTGTTATGTTAATGGTTGGGAATCTATTTGTGTTTATGTCTTTTCAAATGCTTATACCTACGTTACCGCCCTATATTAAATCCATAGGTGCAAGTGGGTTAGAAATTGGTCTTGTGACGGCGTTGTTTTCGATCGGTGCTGTGTTCATTAGACCGTTTATTGGACATATGCTCGAATACAAGCAAAGGAAATCACTTGTATTAATTGGAGCCGTCATTCTTTTAGTTATCACTATTCTTTATCCAATATCAAGAATTGTCATGATATTCCTGTTAATCCGATTTGTGCATGGTCTTGCTTGGGGTTGGTCTACAACCGTGAATGGTACAGCGGCGGTCGATGTCATTCCATTTTCTAGGCTTGGTGAAGGAATGGGCTATTTTGGGCTTTCAACCACAATTGGTTTCATTATTGCCCCTAGTCTAGGAATTTTCTTATATAATGTTACCTCCTTTACTAATCTCATTATTATTTCAGGCATATTAGGTTTTATTTCTGTAGTCCTGCTTGCACTTGTAAGATACCAAACACCTGAAGCCGTATTAAAAACAAAAAAGGAAAATCTTAAATTTTCCTACCTGGGTTCACTAGTGGAGAAATCAAGCTGGTACCCATCTTTAATTACCCTCATTATTTGTCTTGGTTATGGTTCAGTCTCAACCTTTATCGTTATCTTTGGGGAAGAAAGAGGCATTGACCAAATCTTTTTATTTTATATTCTTAATGCCATTGTTTCTACGTTGGCTAGACCGTTTGCAGGAAAGTTGTTTGATGAAAAAGGGCCAATCGGCATGGTCTATTTCTGTATTTTGGCTACCTTTGTTGGGTTGTGGGTCCTTTCGTATGCACAAACCAATTTCATGATTGCTATAGCGGGCGGATTGTTTGGACTCGGTTTTGGCTGCGCATTACCAACCTTGCAATCCTGGACCTTATCCATGACACCCGAAAATCGAAGAGGTGTGGCAAATGGAATGTTCTTTTCATCGCTTGATTTAGGGATTGGCTTAAGCGGGATTATCTTCGGTACAATAGCACAATTCACTGATACTGCTAATCTCTTTCGTATAAGCAGTTTGTTTCTAATAGTTGCCATCATTTTAACAGTGATAGAGGTGCGGAAAAAAAGAGCCACTCCAAAGGAAAGTACAATATAA
- a CDS encoding dynamin family protein, translating to MTLESQLIKKSYYQMYINEHENVQPIRVLGDAYQEELQKDMPDLTSVRFAQGEIYFHNRDFEAAIFKWENVVGELELWARKNIADAYFETGLLSNAEDLYLSIETNNPTLKTEVALQLFSLYIERGKSEAAVEIIKRTIDANPDYPNVTAIARAYFEEQQDWDHAIELALNEAKRTGSLEWFDTVNSYVKKGVTKSLNPNYFLQGLFELYALDHQMFEELTASLWNSYKSEEYHFTWLKELNHLLLNLDISTNNHFQLLSDFHYETYFELINGSQTIKTLEDLVPDLLTNWLRLSVPTHTVLVSAAVLSWNELFPTSISMSIVNVAENLIGETESHFNELEECINLFESIISWANSQDMGENNRLKWMVQQLNDFDTHHLLITGLSGSGKSSFINTILGEEIQDSPTSSLVMFKDFEDLNIYEITDQETVKLADFTQFQERMDRRRNALESIIEFQQPFPLLYEQKLALIETPGLKGSHQDRYEVLQYLQMADSLLFVLDANAPFTDKEKGILTQIHELAPDIPVHFLLNKMDTIVNEQEAIRIFDETRSRIQSYLPEAQVLPFSSQYESGQQLVELKSFIQSVKNKRNIADKRLAKLLFFIRTTISRLLQKRIDVENQLIESVRWNEEVVLKLNGALNQLKDAESQKTKAITRSYRTIKESIQNEISIAVPKILQECSELIKEDSNISTIHLELNDVMNNRLQDYLEQEVMPKYYTSLQEWIINGKEEFEQGQAFLNEMAEGLNSLYGEERINTECDFKVLDDWRRDTDRMTSRFQLEKVNILLRNTPSQFLLKSAGKLFGAISQNKAMLYSKYKAFVKNDSYSEPTEVVIERFFQQFELFEKSLERDITMFFRQPLKVLNEAIEEALSQITTNQDILKKMNTNPEMFRDPLTLFEVRLRQFEWTTIAGKGVQTIY from the coding sequence ATGACGTTGGAAAGTCAGTTAATAAAAAAGTCTTATTATCAAATGTATATAAATGAACATGAAAATGTACAGCCCATACGTGTGTTAGGTGACGCGTATCAGGAAGAACTTCAGAAGGATATGCCCGATTTAACGTCTGTACGCTTTGCACAAGGAGAAATCTATTTTCATAATCGGGATTTTGAGGCAGCTATTTTTAAATGGGAAAACGTTGTGGGGGAACTCGAGCTTTGGGCTAGGAAAAATATTGCCGATGCCTATTTTGAAACAGGTCTTCTTTCAAATGCCGAGGACCTTTATCTGTCCATTGAAACAAATAATCCTACATTAAAGACAGAAGTGGCTTTGCAGTTGTTTTCTCTTTATATTGAACGAGGAAAGTCCGAGGCAGCAGTGGAAATTATCAAAAGAACAATCGATGCAAACCCCGATTATCCGAATGTGACTGCAATAGCCCGTGCTTATTTTGAGGAACAGCAGGATTGGGATCATGCAATTGAACTTGCGCTGAATGAAGCAAAACGAACGGGTTCACTTGAATGGTTTGATACAGTGAATTCATATGTCAAGAAAGGTGTAACCAAAAGTTTAAATCCAAATTATTTCTTACAAGGACTATTTGAATTATATGCCCTGGACCATCAGATGTTTGAAGAACTTACTGCGTCACTATGGAACAGCTATAAAAGTGAAGAGTACCATTTTACATGGCTAAAAGAATTAAATCATCTTCTATTGAATCTTGATATTAGCACAAACAACCATTTCCAATTGCTATCAGATTTCCATTATGAAACGTATTTTGAATTAATAAATGGCAGCCAGACGATTAAAACACTAGAGGACCTTGTACCTGACTTATTAACAAATTGGCTGCGCTTATCAGTTCCTACGCATACGGTCTTAGTGTCAGCTGCGGTATTATCTTGGAATGAGCTTTTTCCAACAAGTATTAGTATGTCAATTGTTAATGTGGCTGAAAATCTTATTGGTGAAACAGAAAGTCATTTCAACGAATTAGAAGAATGTATAAATCTCTTTGAGTCCATTATTAGTTGGGCCAATAGTCAAGATATGGGTGAGAATAACCGCTTAAAATGGATGGTTCAGCAATTGAATGATTTTGATACCCATCACTTGTTGATTACTGGATTAAGTGGCAGCGGGAAGTCTTCCTTCATAAATACCATTCTAGGGGAAGAGATTCAGGATAGCCCCACGTCGTCGCTTGTTATGTTTAAGGACTTTGAGGACTTAAATATTTATGAAATAACCGATCAAGAGACAGTAAAACTCGCAGATTTCACGCAATTTCAAGAGCGAATGGATCGTCGGCGAAATGCACTAGAATCGATTATCGAATTTCAACAGCCTTTTCCATTATTGTATGAGCAGAAACTGGCATTAATTGAAACGCCTGGTCTAAAAGGCAGCCATCAAGATCGCTATGAAGTGCTGCAGTATCTTCAAATGGCAGATAGTTTATTATTTGTCTTAGATGCAAATGCTCCGTTTACAGATAAAGAGAAGGGGATTCTAACACAAATTCATGAACTTGCTCCCGATATTCCCGTCCATTTTCTCTTGAATAAGATGGATACGATTGTTAATGAGCAGGAAGCAATAAGAATTTTCGACGAAACTAGGTCCAGGATTCAGTCCTATTTACCTGAAGCACAGGTACTACCTTTTTCCTCTCAATATGAAAGTGGGCAGCAATTAGTCGAACTAAAGAGCTTTATTCAATCGGTAAAGAATAAAAGAAACATAGCCGATAAACGCTTGGCAAAGCTTTTATTTTTCATTCGAACAACTATTTCCAGGTTGTTGCAAAAGAGAATTGATGTTGAGAATCAATTAATTGAGTCAGTTCGCTGGAACGAAGAAGTGGTGCTGAAGTTAAATGGAGCTCTTAATCAATTAAAGGACGCTGAGTCACAAAAGACAAAAGCAATCACAAGGTCTTACCGCACCATAAAGGAATCCATTCAAAATGAAATTTCTATCGCAGTACCGAAAATACTGCAAGAATGTTCCGAGTTAATCAAAGAAGACAGTAATATTAGTACAATTCATTTGGAGCTAAATGATGTGATGAACAATAGACTACAAGATTACTTGGAGCAAGAAGTAATGCCGAAATATTATACATCACTTCAAGAATGGATTATCAATGGTAAAGAGGAATTTGAGCAAGGGCAGGCTTTTCTAAATGAAATGGCTGAAGGCTTAAATAGTTTGTATGGAGAAGAGCGAATTAACACAGAATGTGACTTTAAAGTGTTGGATGATTGGCGTCGGGATACGGATAGAATGACGAGCCGGTTCCAATTAGAAAAGGTAAATATCTTACTTCGCAATACTCCATCACAATTTTTATTGAAAAGCGCAGGGAAGTTATTTGGGGCAATATCCCAAAATAAAGCCATGCTGTACAGTAAATACAAGGCTTTTGTGAAAAATGATAGCTATTCTGAACCAACTGAGGTCGTGATTGAACGCTTCTTCCAACAATTCGAGCTATTTGAAAAATCTTTAGAACGAGACATTACAATGTTTTTCAGACAGCCATTGAAGGTCCTTAATGAAGCAATCGAGGAAGCACTGTCTCAAATAACCACAAATCAAGATATACTGAAAAAGATGAATACAAACCCGGAAATGTTCCGCGATCCGTTGACACTATTTGAAGTTAGACTACGTCAATTTGAATGGACGACAATAGCAGGCAAGGGTGTTCAAACGATTTATTAA
- a CDS encoding long-chain fatty acid--CoA ligase, with translation MNIGSLLSQNARKFPELLAIECEGRSYTYRQFNEEVNRLAHGLLWMGVQKGDKLALMMKNSDHFVFTFFAAAKIGAVAVPINFRLTSPEVHYILQQSEAKLVVCDLEFEEVITAAKDDSDVGTVITIGEPRTLGYLSYVSALSNNRNEPEIEVSDEDDLEILYTSGTTGRPKGALFDHKRIFNVGISVTINMGLRLHERILHVAPLFHSAQLNLFLISGVALGATHIIHRDFHPVKTLQTIQEHKITHFFGVPAMFNFILQVPNAADYDLSSIRRCGYGAAPMAPELVKKSIQLFKTDQFYNLCGLTEGGPGGILLDPEGHKLHLGKGGKPIFLTETRVVDEQGNDVKPNVVGEFIIKSPMVMKEYYKKPEETKNTIKNDWLYTGDLATIDEEGYITLVDRKKDMIITGGENVYSVEVEGVLFEHPGVLDAAIIGLPDDTWGEAVCAIIVPKEGAVIDEEELKTFCRQKLAGFKVPRRIFIEEQLPRNASGKILKYQLRQKLNQVNA, from the coding sequence ATGAATATTGGTAGTCTTTTATCTCAAAATGCCAGAAAGTTCCCAGAGTTGTTAGCGATTGAATGTGAAGGTCGCAGTTACACCTACCGTCAATTTAATGAGGAAGTAAACAGATTGGCACACGGTCTTCTGTGGATGGGAGTACAAAAGGGCGATAAATTAGCGTTGATGATGAAGAATTCGGACCATTTTGTTTTTACCTTTTTTGCAGCGGCTAAAATAGGCGCTGTTGCTGTTCCTATTAATTTTCGATTGACCTCACCAGAAGTACACTACATATTACAGCAATCAGAAGCTAAGCTAGTTGTTTGTGACCTTGAATTTGAAGAAGTCATTACCGCAGCTAAAGATGATAGTGATGTTGGGACCGTTATTACCATCGGCGAACCAAGAACACTAGGCTACCTCTCTTATGTAAGCGCTTTATCTAATAATAGGAATGAACCCGAAATTGAAGTTTCTGATGAAGATGATTTAGAAATCTTATATACCTCAGGGACAACTGGCCGTCCAAAAGGCGCATTGTTTGATCATAAGAGAATTTTTAATGTAGGAATATCAGTCACGATTAATATGGGATTGCGTCTACATGAGCGTATCCTTCATGTAGCACCACTCTTCCACTCTGCACAGTTAAATCTTTTCCTAATTTCAGGTGTTGCACTAGGGGCAACGCATATCATTCACCGTGATTTTCATCCAGTCAAAACACTTCAAACCATTCAAGAACATAAAATTACTCACTTCTTTGGTGTTCCAGCCATGTTTAATTTCATTCTACAGGTTCCAAATGCAGCCGATTATGACTTATCATCCATACGCAGGTGTGGTTATGGTGCCGCGCCAATGGCACCTGAACTAGTGAAAAAAAGTATTCAATTATTTAAAACAGATCAGTTCTATAATCTTTGCGGCTTAACCGAAGGCGGACCTGGCGGAATTCTTCTCGATCCAGAGGGGCATAAACTCCATCTTGGTAAGGGAGGTAAACCTATTTTTCTAACGGAGACGCGAGTGGTCGACGAACAAGGGAATGATGTTAAACCCAATGTAGTAGGTGAATTCATTATTAAGAGTCCAATGGTTATGAAGGAATACTATAAAAAGCCAGAAGAAACAAAAAATACGATTAAAAATGACTGGCTCTATACAGGTGACCTGGCAACCATAGATGAGGAAGGCTACATTACCCTCGTTGACCGTAAAAAGGACATGATTATTACGGGTGGTGAAAATGTTTATTCCGTTGAAGTTGAAGGGGTTCTTTTCGAACATCCTGGAGTCCTTGACGCGGCCATAATTGGCCTGCCTGATGACACATGGGGTGAGGCCGTCTGCGCCATTATTGTTCCAAAAGAAGGTGCCGTCATAGATGAGGAAGAGTTAAAAACTTTTTGCCGACAGAAACTGGCTGGCTTCAAAGTTCCAAGAAGAATTTTTATAGAAGAGCAGTTACCAAGAAATGCTTCTGGGAAAATACTAAAATATCAGCTTCGTCAAAAATTAAATCAAGTCAATGCTTAG
- a CDS encoding D-2-hydroxyacid dehydrogenase translates to MQKRKIVITHPLEQNLIDQIKEIIPDWTIIIGKDREIWQEHIHDAEIIAGWKKGIEKDCLTPHSKLKWLQTWSAGVDSLPLETLESRNITVTSANGVHAYPISETIYALMLSLTRKIHTYVKNQRERKWHHSDMKLEMHEKTVGIIGVGTIGKEAAKIAKAFGMKVLGVRHSGKQQEFVDEMFTTNQLDAVLPKCDYVVVTLPLTKETNRLFGAKQFDLMKSSAFFINIGRGEIVVEGDLISALQRGQIAGAGLDVFEQEPLTVDSPLWEMENVIITPHTSGSTEHYNQRVIENILIPNLQNYISGNQPSVNLVDYSKGY, encoded by the coding sequence ATGCAAAAGAGAAAAATCGTCATCACTCATCCATTAGAACAAAATCTTATCGATCAAATAAAAGAAATTATCCCAGATTGGACTATCATTATAGGAAAAGATAGAGAGATTTGGCAGGAGCATATACATGATGCTGAAATCATCGCCGGCTGGAAAAAAGGGATAGAGAAAGATTGTCTCACGCCCCATTCAAAGCTTAAGTGGCTTCAAACCTGGAGTGCCGGTGTAGATAGCTTGCCGCTTGAAACGCTGGAATCGAGAAATATTACCGTAACGAGTGCTAATGGCGTGCACGCTTATCCTATATCCGAGACCATTTATGCATTAATGCTTAGCTTAACGAGAAAGATTCATACATATGTAAAAAACCAGCGAGAAAGAAAATGGCATCATTCTGATATGAAGTTAGAAATGCACGAAAAAACTGTTGGAATTATAGGTGTTGGGACCATCGGCAAAGAAGCAGCAAAAATTGCAAAAGCTTTTGGAATGAAGGTCCTTGGCGTTCGTCATTCAGGAAAACAACAGGAATTTGTTGATGAAATGTTCACCACCAATCAATTAGATGCAGTTCTTCCCAAGTGTGATTATGTGGTGGTCACTCTGCCGCTAACGAAAGAAACCAATCGCTTATTCGGCGCCAAACAATTCGACCTCATGAAATCTTCAGCATTCTTTATTAATATTGGACGTGGCGAAATCGTGGTAGAAGGAGATTTGATTTCCGCTTTACAGAGGGGACAAATTGCTGGTGCCGGTTTAGATGTGTTTGAACAAGAACCATTAACAGTTGATAGTCCTTTATGGGAAATGGAAAATGTGATTATTACCCCGCACACCTCTGGTTCAACGGAGCATTATAATCAACGGGTTATTGAAAATATTCTTATCCCGAACCTACAAAACTATATTTCAGGTAACCAGCCTTCTGTTAATCTAGTTGATTATTCAAAAGGCTATTAG
- a CDS encoding glycerophosphodiester phosphodiesterase, which yields MQHVTVKKARRKNTIFLSIKLIVSALLIFLLVINLFPVKQIKQKSFFKHTRPLVIAHQGGELLAPSNTMASFQNAANMGVDVLETDIHITKDGHLVTIHDASVDRTTNGKGQVEDFTLAEIQELDAGYHFKNLEGNHNFRGKGVYIPTVEEMFQNFNDMKIEIEIKDDNPPERIEEIASKLWNLIEDYQMEEKVLIGSFDQEILKTFDKYAKGRVALSAGRQEVKNFVVTHKFLLRNLYVPHVDAFQIPVEDSGFDLTDQRLIDGAHRLGMEIHYWTIDDPDTMEKLIDAGADGILTNRPDLLLKLIEEKGM from the coding sequence ATGCAACATGTCACAGTAAAAAAGGCAAGGAGAAAGAACACTATATTTCTATCTATAAAGCTGATAGTATCTGCCCTACTCATTTTCCTGTTAGTCATTAATTTATTTCCAGTTAAACAAATCAAACAGAAAAGCTTTTTTAAACATACTCGACCATTGGTCATAGCCCACCAAGGCGGTGAACTGTTAGCACCTTCAAATACCATGGCATCCTTTCAGAATGCAGCTAATATGGGAGTGGATGTCCTCGAAACAGATATACATATTACAAAGGATGGTCACTTAGTTACGATTCATGATGCAAGTGTTGACCGGACAACCAATGGTAAGGGACAGGTTGAAGACTTTACTTTAGCAGAAATTCAAGAGCTAGATGCAGGCTATCATTTTAAAAATCTAGAAGGCAATCATAATTTTCGTGGTAAGGGTGTCTATATTCCGACAGTTGAGGAAATGTTTCAAAACTTCAATGATATGAAGATTGAAATAGAAATTAAAGATGACAATCCCCCTGAAAGAATCGAGGAAATTGCGTCTAAATTGTGGAATCTAATTGAAGATTACCAAATGGAAGAAAAGGTATTAATCGGTTCCTTTGACCAAGAAATTCTTAAGACATTTGATAAGTATGCAAAAGGTCGAGTAGCCCTTTCAGCCGGAAGACAAGAGGTTAAGAATTTTGTGGTTACCCATAAATTCCTTTTACGTAATCTTTATGTACCACACGTTGATGCTTTTCAAATCCCAGTGGAAGACAGCGGCTTTGATTTAACTGATCAAAGATTAATCGATGGGGCACATCGGCTCGGAATGGAAATCCATTATTGGACCATTGATGATCCAGACACAATGGAAAAACTTATTGATGCAGGTGCAGATGGTATATTGACCAATCGACCTGATTTATTACTTAAACTAATTGAAGAAAAGGGAATGTAA
- a CDS encoding GDSL-type esterase/lipase family protein, with product MKFKRLSVLLTLMLAFSTFFTSFAFAEENTDKPNLVALGDSITFGWNLDDTNGNTQKSAKAFPNLIIAEGFFNVTNISGGGWTSSHILAQVNNPANEASIQNADVFTLDIGSNDLMGAIGLSDIIKNGTPVDPSTLIPKVTAASQQLGLNLQQIFGKIRSLNTEAPIILYNIYNPFASSEVPFNAFLHNIGEQIATNVNASVINSFANIPGTFIADAKSAFDGKQLEYIIPGDIHPNVTGQSVLAGLATGILLPLLPEELTVEITAPTEETTGSVTIEVLTNAEEVLSMMWLEGEQTLESFYDEEGKELGTKIIDNKFEVLKNGTYSIYVLDGYGQETVEIITINNIKEKPVENPKPTPTPTPTPVTNTPAPPATGTGHAIPNTASPAYNLMALGSVVLLAGYVTLTIQRRRKQEI from the coding sequence ATGAAGTTTAAAAGACTGTCAGTTTTACTAACACTCATGTTAGCCTTTAGTACCTTCTTTACCTCATTTGCTTTTGCAGAAGAAAACACAGACAAGCCTAACCTTGTCGCCTTAGGGGATTCTATTACTTTTGGCTGGAACCTTGATGATACGAATGGGAATACACAAAAATCAGCAAAGGCATTTCCAAACTTAATCATTGCCGAAGGATTTTTCAATGTAACGAATATTAGCGGAGGTGGTTGGACTTCTTCGCATATTTTAGCCCAAGTTAATAATCCAGCTAATGAAGCCTCAATCCAAAACGCAGATGTTTTTACACTAGACATTGGAAGCAATGATTTAATGGGAGCTATTGGCCTATCTGACATTATTAAAAATGGAACACCTGTAGATCCTTCCACCCTAATACCAAAGGTTACAGCTGCTTCACAGCAATTAGGTCTAAATTTACAACAAATATTTGGTAAAATTAGAAGCCTTAATACGGAAGCACCTATCATTCTTTATAATATCTATAACCCGTTTGCTTCAAGCGAAGTTCCATTCAATGCTTTCCTACATAATATTGGCGAGCAAATTGCAACAAATGTTAACGCATCTGTTATTAACTCTTTTGCTAATATTCCTGGCACTTTTATTGCAGACGCTAAATCAGCTTTCGATGGAAAACAATTAGAATATATTATTCCTGGAGACATCCATCCAAATGTTACTGGTCAATCAGTGCTAGCCGGATTAGCGACAGGTATTTTACTTCCATTATTGCCTGAAGAACTCACAGTAGAAATTACCGCACCAACTGAAGAAACAACTGGATCTGTTACAATTGAAGTACTGACAAATGCCGAAGAGGTTCTTTCCATGATGTGGTTAGAAGGAGAGCAAACCCTTGAAAGTTTCTATGATGAAGAAGGAAAAGAATTAGGTACGAAGATTATTGATAACAAATTTGAAGTATTAAAAAATGGCACCTATTCTATATATGTTTTAGATGGATATGGACAGGAAACTGTGGAAATCATCACCATCAATAATATCAAAGAAAAACCAGTCGAAAATCCAAAACCTACACCCACACCAACACCAACACCAGTAACAAATACGCCTGCTCCGCCAGCAACTGGTACTGGACATGCTATACCGAATACGGCATCACCTGCCTACAATTTGATGGCATTAGGTTCAGTCGTTCTTTTGGCAGGATATGTTACGTTGACAATTCAAAGAAGACGTAAACAAGAGATTTAA